Proteins encoded together in one Astyanax mexicanus isolate ESR-SI-001 chromosome 10, AstMex3_surface, whole genome shotgun sequence window:
- the LOC125804817 gene encoding ADP-ribose glycohydrolase MACROD1-like — protein MAFQLSKLTAPRCLKVSHTIIKNYWRGEGPLNTASLLNSSRRGINTVQRLEKCSASSTASKSVEWPSFRPWKRGGKFSRPALVLFGLSAAAVASSSVHSSALCAMASHSELHSEDSDWKKVKKELLSMSLEERRKKYKNYISLDDIPIWSHSDASSPDETHEINKKISLFRGDITKLEIDAIANAGKDNAHKFWGGTFFMYTYLLVHLFKNERGGGKRVKNMSSTSIRLVNYTKTVFCDVCWHIT, from the exons ATGGCGTTTCAGTTATCCAAACTTACAGCACCCCGCTGCCTAAAAGTCTCCCACACTATTATTAAAAACTACTGGAGGGGCGAGGGGCCTCTGAATACCGCCAGCCTTTTGAATTCCTCCCGGCGGGGTATAAACACGGTGCAGCGGCTGGAGAAGTGTTCAGCTTCCTCCACCGCTTCCAAGTCAGTCGAGTGGCCGAGCTTCAGGCCCTGGAAGCGGGGTGGGAAGTTCTCCCGCCCGGCCCTGGTCCTTTTCGGGCTCTCCGCCGCTGCCGTTGCCTCCTCCTCTGTCCACTCCAGCGCCCTGTGCGCCATGGCCTCCCACTCAGAGCTGCACTCGGAGGACTCTGACTGGAAGAAGGTGAAAA AGGAGCTCCTGTCCATGAGCCTGGAAGAAAGGAGAAAGAAATACAAGAACTACATATCCCTGGACGATATCCCAATCTGGAGTCACTCAG ATGCTTCTTCTCCTGATGAGACACATGAGATAAATAAGAAGATCTCTCTCTTCAGAGGTGACATCACCAAACTGGAGATAGATGCGATTGCCAATGCAGGTAAGGATAATGCGCATAAGTTTTGGGGTGGTACATTTTTCATGTACACTTATTTACTTgtccatttatttaaaaatgaacggGGGGGGGGAAAAAGGGTGAAGAATATGAGCTCTACTTCCATCAGGCTGGTGAATTatactaaaacagtgttttgtgACGTATGTTGGCACATTACTTAG